One Succinispira mobilis DSM 6222 genomic window carries:
- a CDS encoding AbgT family transporter: MSKVESSPQKNGSSTFQKVLDVIEFVGNKFPSPFILFSLLGLAVLIISAIFDGASGTYIGKGGKLVEVKILSLLNADGFRYIITSMVKNFINFPPLGLVVVMMLAMGLAEATGFVSALVRKILGGVPSWAITATIFLIGINGNLASDAAMVFVPAAAAAVYASMGKNPILGMSIAFAATAAGFSANFIPAGTDALIAGITQTAIGNVAATANSPVHPLINYYLMSSSVIVLTVVGTFVAEKVVAPRLEKIEMKKIVEGETEDHRITPEEIKGLKYAGWTALVYIILLMVLMIPESGLLRDPKTHQLLPKSPFLDGIIPILFLLFFSIGTAFGIGKGVIKKESDIPKFLSQGLAGSLSFIVTAFAAAQFVAWFNKANIATVVAIKGAKFLQALDFTGVTLVVSLILLAAFVDLFVISGSAKWLVLAPVFVPMFGLLGYEPALTQAAYRIGESSVNSVTPLNYYVPVMLGIMSRYIKDDKIGMGTLMATQIPYALGFLISWTLWLLLFMALNIPLGPGANIFIK, translated from the coding sequence ATGAGTAAAGTTGAAAGTTCCCCACAAAAAAACGGTAGTAGTACTTTTCAAAAAGTACTAGATGTGATTGAATTTGTAGGCAATAAGTTTCCCTCACCATTTATTTTGTTTTCTTTATTAGGGTTGGCGGTGCTTATAATTTCCGCAATTTTTGATGGTGCTTCGGGTACTTATATTGGGAAGGGTGGCAAACTAGTTGAAGTAAAGATCCTAAGTTTGTTAAATGCCGATGGTTTTCGTTATATTATAACGAGTATGGTTAAAAATTTTATAAATTTCCCACCTCTAGGGTTAGTAGTAGTTATGATGTTAGCTATGGGTTTAGCTGAAGCTACAGGTTTTGTAAGTGCTTTGGTTCGCAAAATTTTAGGTGGCGTACCTTCTTGGGCGATTACAGCTACGATATTTTTAATCGGAATTAATGGTAACTTAGCTTCAGATGCGGCCATGGTTTTTGTGCCCGCTGCAGCTGCAGCAGTTTATGCTAGTATGGGCAAAAATCCAATTCTAGGGATGTCAATTGCTTTTGCAGCTACGGCAGCAGGTTTTAGCGCCAATTTTATTCCCGCAGGTACTGATGCTTTGATCGCAGGGATAACACAAACAGCTATTGGCAATGTAGCCGCAACGGCTAATTCACCAGTACATCCGCTTATTAACTATTATTTGATGAGTTCATCTGTTATCGTATTAACAGTGGTAGGAACTTTTGTAGCGGAAAAAGTAGTTGCGCCTCGTTTAGAAAAAATTGAGATGAAAAAAATTGTGGAAGGTGAAACAGAAGACCACAGAATTACGCCAGAAGAAATTAAGGGTTTAAAATATGCAGGTTGGACGGCTTTAGTCTATATAATTTTATTGATGGTTTTAATGATACCAGAGTCAGGGTTATTGCGTGATCCTAAAACACACCAACTATTGCCTAAATCTCCATTTTTAGATGGTATTATTCCGATATTGTTTTTATTATTCTTTTCAATAGGCACAGCCTTTGGGATTGGCAAAGGAGTAATAAAGAAAGAAAGCGATATTCCCAAATTTCTCTCTCAAGGTTTGGCAGGTTCTCTTAGCTTTATCGTGACAGCTTTTGCGGCTGCACAATTTGTTGCTTGGTTTAATAAAGCTAATATAGCTACAGTTGTGGCTATTAAAGGGGCAAAGTTTTTACAAGCTCTAGATTTTACGGGTGTTACACTAGTTGTTTCACTGATTTTACTCGCAGCGTTTGTTGATTTATTTGTAATTAGTGGTTCTGCTAAATGGCTTGTTTTGGCACCAGTTTTTGTGCCAATGTTTGGGTTATTAGGTTATGAACCAGCTTTAACTCAAGCTGCTTATCGGATTGGGGAAAGTTCAGTAAACTCCGTAACCCCACTTAATTATTATGTACCAGTTATGTTGGGAATTATGTCTAGGTATATTAAGGATGACAAAATAGGTATGGGGACTTTGATGGCAACTCAAATTCCTTACGCCCTTGGCTTCTTAATTTCTTGGACACTTTGGTTGTTGCTATTTATGGCTTTAAATATTCCTCTTGGTCCTGGAGCTAATATATTTATTAAGTAA
- a CDS encoding DUF445 family protein: MELNKLMLPLLSGAVTGYITNNYAVKMLFKKYGPFGGMILSTRQEFTTQISELVERDIINKQTLENELERYEFRKSFYNLINGVLKKHIYINTPNIKFKEIPEFEFARENVQKFCGLQLSNVARDLAQALLEKIAVEELIGEQQQEFLIGQLQEILVKELQDDNVLATLIQGCYLEHQDKMLQEFIEPEFFTRLAGNLQTLTSDFHEKLQKELASEITQSIAEIYKNLDGKQLLDNFLRSIEDKSLQGILGATSCDQIAENLQAEINKKWNTTVGENLSLELSRQLLLALQEIERPILSIFTTDVQEKITAYLQANLPIIIEEIIKWLKCNNVELENLLNQSIDEVLTSSSGDFLNWRSKIKKILKENFTENLAKRYDMLEYLVKYIRENTDYKTLSQKLSQELLEYISKKNISQVIKDLQTYKILQGEQISSLVQKTIGQYLVTGEKTLFSSLFGKKIGAIVPLDLSIASEKYLSQALVKYVQEAYLFTPKSTEFLQKQIATRFSQLPQTKIKQVAKEEIIVKWGELAQKELLRKNSRYQLQVKKKLNKLAKQEFEAAKLINLLPTSRLADARSRFEEWLIIFLNRELDKLQEYDLKNLYDKLNNHKDNVKNFTGFALDISKKNLQEILAGKIKIAVANNLSKMSDSAIQELVENFMGKELKPINLFGAILGAATGIGTFLLEQSFLIKFNYVGTLVYAALVYGLVGYLTNIIALKMIFQPYVEKKIWGLVLPFTPGVVSKQKPRFAKSMADFVGGNLLTATSVQELFQANRKPLAENIKRHIAAENYLVLENILKEQNELLARQGWQQLYKYGQENYNFLSSRGHQYLGKCYWQDFKFLNLPIDLDSKVRGYLGSSVKELSREFVLQRQSTAKLGDVVSPLLKVASVEMICDIVEAEIKDASKLVAGLVLGPKMEAEWTAAYHRQLERNFGELLGVEHWQEIKTMVVSWVLKQAQTEKLIKFLPVDLKTSIDSALNSAATIEELFSGGLLNTLQENSEVILQNILTSLQLELQSQNQHIKQTVYENFRQSSGVVLKGADLILDIEGDIYAIIDKFLYTKLPEFVQSKEYDLQRILQEFLWNKIAVTPIKTLGIGLDCQGIRELGLELLHKPQIQQGLELLINKLIDMVMEIPGEKIVAGTKLSEFKGTYNLLAQESEQLRHDFVAQLVAKREAVTAVINSLISSILQKTLWQFPINKLMQGISEEFLEKNIVAVVDAVWKSEVVKSQYEEQSRKIANVLQNTALDKFVDLNLMQKDLEKLLLKIAKDENLTMQVEKILQDQILILADAVNSLIPNASKDFVLDIVVDSLLDGLAEQLLKILEAVDIQAVTEREISAMEPQAIEEMFNSFAQPYFSKIATYGWLGGGIGVLAKIIEKIALQIKI, encoded by the coding sequence ATGGAATTAAATAAATTAATGCTACCGCTATTAAGTGGGGCAGTAACTGGTTATATTACTAATAATTATGCTGTTAAAATGCTGTTTAAGAAATATGGACCTTTCGGGGGGATGATTTTATCCACACGACAGGAATTTACGACACAAATAAGTGAGTTAGTTGAACGGGATATTATCAATAAACAGACGCTAGAAAACGAATTAGAACGATATGAATTTCGTAAAAGTTTTTATAATTTAATTAATGGGGTGCTTAAAAAACACATATATATAAATACTCCTAATATTAAATTTAAAGAAATACCAGAATTTGAATTCGCAAGAGAAAATGTTCAAAAATTTTGTGGTTTACAATTGAGTAATGTGGCACGGGATTTGGCACAGGCGCTTTTAGAAAAAATAGCGGTAGAAGAATTAATAGGTGAACAGCAACAGGAATTTTTAATAGGGCAACTTCAAGAAATATTAGTTAAAGAATTGCAGGATGATAATGTTTTAGCGACGCTTATTCAAGGTTGTTACCTGGAACATCAGGATAAAATGCTGCAAGAATTTATTGAACCAGAATTTTTTACAAGGCTTGCAGGCAATTTACAAACTTTAACTAGCGATTTTCACGAAAAACTTCAAAAAGAATTAGCTAGTGAAATTACGCAGTCTATTGCTGAAATTTACAAAAACTTAGATGGTAAACAATTACTTGATAATTTTTTGAGGTCCATTGAAGATAAAAGTTTGCAGGGTATTTTAGGGGCAACAAGTTGTGACCAAATAGCGGAAAACTTGCAAGCGGAAATTAATAAAAAATGGAATACCACAGTTGGCGAAAATCTTAGCTTAGAATTAAGTCGGCAATTGTTATTAGCCTTGCAAGAGATAGAACGACCAATTCTAAGTATTTTTACGACTGATGTTCAAGAAAAAATAACAGCATATTTGCAAGCGAATTTGCCGATAATAATTGAAGAAATAATTAAGTGGTTAAAGTGTAATAATGTGGAGTTAGAAAATTTACTAAACCAGTCTATAGACGAAGTTTTAACGAGTTCAAGCGGAGACTTTTTGAATTGGCGCAGTAAAATAAAAAAAATTTTGAAGGAAAATTTCACTGAAAATTTAGCTAAACGCTATGATATGCTGGAATATTTAGTGAAGTATATCAGAGAAAACACAGATTATAAAACTTTAAGCCAGAAATTAAGCCAAGAATTGTTAGAATATATCTCGAAAAAAAATATCAGTCAAGTTATTAAAGATTTACAGACTTACAAGATATTACAAGGAGAACAAATTAGCAGTTTAGTACAAAAAACTATTGGACAATATTTAGTAACAGGAGAAAAAACGTTGTTCTCTAGTTTGTTTGGCAAAAAAATAGGCGCGATAGTGCCGCTAGATTTAAGTATTGCTAGCGAAAAATATTTGAGTCAAGCCTTGGTTAAGTATGTACAAGAGGCCTATTTATTTACACCAAAATCAACTGAATTTTTGCAGAAGCAAATCGCAACTAGATTTAGCCAGTTGCCACAAACAAAAATTAAACAGGTTGCTAAGGAAGAAATCATAGTGAAGTGGGGCGAATTGGCACAAAAGGAGTTGTTGCGCAAAAACTCTCGCTATCAATTGCAAGTAAAGAAAAAATTAAATAAGCTGGCAAAGCAAGAATTTGAGGCTGCAAAGTTAATAAATTTGCTACCAACAAGTCGATTAGCAGATGCTAGAAGTAGATTTGAAGAATGGCTCATAATTTTTTTGAACCGAGAATTAGACAAACTACAAGAATATGATTTAAAAAATCTTTATGATAAACTAAACAATCACAAGGATAATGTAAAAAATTTTACAGGGTTTGCACTTGATATAAGTAAAAAAAATCTGCAAGAGATTTTAGCTGGAAAAATAAAAATCGCAGTAGCCAATAATTTAAGTAAAATGTCAGATAGCGCAATCCAAGAATTAGTAGAAAATTTTATGGGCAAAGAACTTAAACCAATAAATTTGTTTGGGGCTATTTTAGGGGCGGCTACAGGTATAGGTACTTTTTTATTGGAACAAAGTTTCTTGATTAAGTTCAACTATGTGGGCACTTTGGTTTATGCAGCTTTAGTTTATGGTTTAGTTGGCTATCTTACGAATATAATTGCGCTGAAAATGATTTTTCAACCATATGTTGAGAAAAAAATTTGGGGGCTAGTGTTGCCATTTACGCCTGGAGTAGTTAGCAAACAAAAACCACGTTTTGCCAAATCGATGGCTGATTTTGTGGGGGGGAATTTGTTGACAGCGACTTCGGTACAAGAACTATTTCAGGCTAACCGAAAGCCCTTGGCAGAAAATATTAAGCGGCATATTGCTGCTGAAAACTACTTAGTTTTAGAAAACATTCTGAAAGAACAAAATGAATTGCTAGCTAGACAAGGTTGGCAACAGTTGTACAAATATGGGCAAGAAAATTATAATTTTTTGTCTAGCAGAGGCCATCAATATTTGGGAAAATGCTATTGGCAAGATTTTAAGTTTTTAAATTTGCCAATTGATTTGGATAGTAAAGTTCGTGGATATTTAGGCAGCAGTGTTAAAGAACTTAGCCGTGAATTTGTTTTACAACGACAAAGCACAGCTAAATTAGGTGATGTAGTCTCACCGCTACTTAAAGTTGCCAGCGTAGAAATGATATGCGATATAGTTGAGGCGGAAATTAAAGATGCTAGTAAACTAGTTGCCGGATTAGTATTAGGACCCAAAATGGAGGCGGAGTGGACGGCGGCATATCATAGACAATTAGAACGGAACTTTGGCGAGTTGCTTGGCGTAGAGCATTGGCAGGAAATAAAAACTATGGTAGTATCTTGGGTATTAAAACAAGCACAGACAGAAAAACTCATAAAATTTTTACCAGTGGACTTGAAAACTAGCATTGACAGCGCACTAAATTCCGCAGCTACAATTGAGGAGTTGTTCTCTGGTGGCTTACTAAATACCTTACAGGAAAATAGTGAGGTTATTTTACAAAATATACTTACTAGCCTACAACTAGAGCTCCAAAGTCAAAATCAACACATAAAACAAACTGTCTATGAAAATTTTAGGCAGTCCAGTGGTGTAGTATTAAAAGGTGCAGATTTAATTTTAGATATTGAAGGTGATATTTATGCGATTATCGATAAATTTCTATATACTAAGTTGCCAGAGTTTGTGCAAAGTAAAGAATACGATCTGCAGCGGATTTTACAAGAATTTCTGTGGAATAAAATTGCAGTAACTCCTATAAAAACGCTAGGGATAGGCTTGGATTGTCAGGGAATTCGTGAACTAGGCTTGGAGTTATTGCATAAGCCCCAAATTCAACAAGGCTTAGAATTATTGATAAATAAATTAATCGATATGGTAATGGAAATACCAGGGGAAAAAATAGTAGCAGGCACAAAACTTTCGGAATTTAAAGGTACATATAATCTGTTGGCACAAGAAAGTGAACAACTAAGGCATGATTTTGTCGCTCAATTAGTTGCTAAAAGAGAAGCTGTAACAGCGGTAATTAACAGCTTAATTAGCAGTATTTTACAAAAAACACTCTGGCAATTTCCAATAAATAAACTTATGCAGGGAATTAGCGAAGAGTTTTTAGAAAAAAATATTGTAGCTGTAGTTGACGCGGTTTGGAAAAGTGAGGTTGTTAAATCTCAATATGAGGAACAGAGTCGAAAAATTGCTAATGTTTTGCAGAATACAGCGTTAGATAAATTTGTGGATTTGAACCTTATGCAAAAGGACTTAGAAAAACTGCTGTTGAAAATTGCTAAGGATGAAAACTTGACTATGCAGGTAGAGAAAATTTTGCAAGACCAAATACTGATATTAGCAGATGCTGTAAATAGTTTAATTCCTAACGCAAGCAAAGATTTTGTGTTAGATATTGTTGTGGATAGTTTATTAGATGGATTAGCAGAGCAGCTGTTAAAGATACTTGAAGCGGTTGACATCCAAGCGGTGACCGAACGGGAAATAAGTGCAATGGAACCTCAGGCAATAGAAGAAATGTTTAACTCTTTTGCGCAACCATATTTTTCTAAAATAGCAACGTATGGTTGGTTAGGTGGAGGTATTGGTGTGTTAGCTAAAATTATAGAAAAAATAGCGCTTCAAATTAAAATTTAA
- a CDS encoding M20 metallopeptidase family protein, with protein MWNQEQDSELLKILSKLRQTFHTYPELSGQEKQTRETIRKFLQELGIETQTFNEQYGLCGLIKGEQSGPVIALRADMDALPITEENEVAYKSKHQGVMHACGHDGHMAILMGAAKMLMQNRHKLAGTVKLIFQPAEEASPLGGAKAMIEAGVLEGVDAIFGLHLWPEVPSGALGIRTGGFMAASDRFKINVIGRSAHAAQPHKGIDAITMSADIIQGLNNIVSRQIDPVDVATISIGEISGGERYNVIAQEVILGGTIRTLNETTRQEIPKRIEAVLKGIAKPQGGDYIFDYQQGYPALANCKKATEVVVQAGKKVIGENNVYAEIKPVLGAEDFANYLAEKSGAFFFLGCAKAGEPTPILHNSHFDIDENVLLIGSKLLYQVVFEGVEAYKIVGGEVG; from the coding sequence ATGTGGAATCAAGAACAAGATAGTGAATTGCTGAAAATTCTTAGCAAGTTGCGACAGACATTCCATACTTATCCCGAATTAAGTGGTCAGGAAAAACAGACAAGAGAGACGATAAGAAAATTTCTACAGGAGTTGGGCATTGAAACGCAAACTTTTAATGAGCAATATGGGCTATGTGGGTTGATAAAGGGAGAGCAGTCTGGACCAGTAATTGCTTTGCGAGCGGATATGGATGCTTTACCAATTACTGAGGAAAATGAGGTTGCTTATAAATCTAAACATCAAGGCGTTATGCATGCTTGTGGGCATGATGGTCATATGGCGATATTAATGGGGGCCGCGAAAATGCTGATGCAAAATAGACATAAGCTAGCAGGTACAGTTAAATTAATTTTTCAGCCAGCAGAAGAAGCTTCTCCACTAGGTGGCGCTAAAGCAATGATTGAAGCTGGAGTTTTAGAGGGCGTTGATGCAATATTTGGCTTGCATCTATGGCCAGAAGTTCCTAGCGGGGCACTTGGCATTAGAACTGGTGGGTTTATGGCCGCATCGGATCGCTTTAAAATTAATGTTATTGGTCGGAGTGCACATGCAGCGCAACCTCATAAAGGGATTGATGCGATAACGATGAGTGCAGATATAATTCAAGGACTAAATAATATTGTGAGTCGCCAAATTGATCCAGTGGACGTAGCGACTATTTCTATTGGCGAAATTAGTGGTGGTGAACGCTATAATGTAATTGCGCAAGAGGTTATTCTGGGGGGGACAATTCGCACTTTAAATGAGACAACAAGACAAGAAATCCCTAAAAGAATAGAAGCGGTCTTAAAAGGCATTGCCAAACCACAAGGTGGAGACTATATATTTGATTATCAACAAGGCTATCCAGCGTTAGCTAATTGCAAGAAAGCAACAGAGGTTGTGGTTCAGGCAGGTAAAAAAGTAATTGGCGAAAATAATGTCTATGCAGAAATTAAACCTGTATTAGGCGCAGAAGATTTTGCTAATTATTTGGCGGAAAAATCAGGAGCTTTCTTTTTTCTAGGGTGTGCTAAGGCCGGAGAACCAACTCCGATTTTACATAATTCACACTTTGACATTGACGAAAATGTTTTATTGATTGGCTCTAAGTTGCTGTATCAAGTGGTGTTTGAAGGAGTGGAGGCTTACAAAATTGTAGGAGGTGAAGTTGGTTAA
- a CDS encoding GGDEF domain-containing protein codes for MLVFLSHKEILLSGLIAIGGVSITSLVYIGLVKVGVVGDVLERIGISLGVMFSYIFFFQYYLLKQYKKQKQRLEQEIMLRKVSNSLFYNVLEADLTLDKVLGDNSLALSRFLGTHNNSYEAIIEAIVHKLVREDFQEEYLQRFSRQNILKMFASKQTNFEYEFVERSDGVNYHWVKTYVCVYQDYHSGNVRIVSHVKNIQKEKERELAFINQAQRDSLTNLYNKMVTQDLIINTLENIKPNSKHALYLIDLDNFKNVNDSFGHAAGDIVLTQIADKLRQSFRETDIVGRIGGDEFLVMLKNIHDLDVVAKKAEQISTICREIIGKNGHRIEISLSIGICIIPLDGQSFDEIFKKADKALYKAKNRGKNSFAFYTDLN; via the coding sequence ATGCTTGTGTTTTTATCCCATAAAGAAATATTGTTGTCTGGGTTGATTGCAATTGGCGGAGTTAGTATTACAAGTTTAGTATATATTGGGTTGGTAAAGGTCGGTGTTGTAGGCGATGTGCTTGAAAGAATAGGGATTAGCTTGGGCGTAATGTTCAGCTATATTTTTTTCTTTCAATATTATTTGTTAAAGCAATACAAAAAACAAAAGCAACGGTTAGAACAAGAGATAATGCTAAGAAAAGTTAGTAATAGTCTGTTTTACAATGTTTTGGAGGCTGATTTGACCTTAGATAAGGTTTTAGGTGATAATTCTCTGGCTTTATCGAGATTTCTTGGAACACATAATAATAGTTATGAAGCAATTATAGAAGCGATAGTACATAAGTTGGTACGGGAAGATTTTCAAGAAGAGTATCTTCAGCGATTTTCGCGACAAAATATCTTAAAGATGTTTGCAAGTAAACAAACTAATTTTGAATATGAATTTGTGGAACGCTCAGACGGTGTTAATTATCATTGGGTGAAGACCTATGTTTGTGTTTATCAAGACTATCATAGTGGTAATGTTCGAATAGTTTCACATGTGAAAAACATTCAAAAAGAAAAAGAACGAGAACTAGCGTTTATAAATCAAGCGCAACGTGATTCATTAACGAATTTATATAATAAGATGGTTACACAAGATTTGATAATAAATACTTTGGAAAATATAAAACCTAATAGCAAACATGCCTTATATTTAATTGATCTAGATAATTTTAAAAATGTTAACGATAGTTTTGGTCATGCCGCTGGGGATATAGTTCTGACTCAAATAGCAGATAAACTTAGACAATCCTTTCGGGAAACAGATATAGTGGGGAGAATTGGTGGCGATGAGTTTTTGGTAATGCTAAAAAATATTCATGATTTAGATGTTGTTGCTAAAAAAGCCGAGCAAATTTCGACTATTTGTCGTGAAATAATTGGCAAAAACGGTCATAGAATAGAGATATCCTTGAGTATTGGTATTTGTATTATCCCTTTAGACGGACAATCTTTTGATGAAATTTTTAAAAAAGCGGATAAAGCTCTATATAAGGCTAAAAACAGAGGTAAGAATTCATTTGCTTTTTATACAGATTTGAATTAG
- a CDS encoding heparan-alpha-glucosaminide N-acetyltransferase domain-containing protein has product MISRIISLDLLKGFTILLMIFINFFDEVTHESLLYSNLGRSIDVFITALVPNVFIFLMGFFLIISKSFNAIRLLKKGVFLLFLGYLINISRYPYMLYLADSGDNFSEYFYSNIYYVNMVDIYLFLGYACLLLIPLACLPSHYSFLYLILSATTMYLTSKIDFVTSWLELLPNTYADFISHLTLPLEPNVYFPFLPWLAYLFLGIACGIFYKQKPPEVFFRTLAVLGCFLTCLGLFIFQAEYTLATFKMRAYFYQHDYTLGILLLGICLIMPVLSEYLFTKFPLLLQKILIFTSKNIIFIYLASWQIICYLKFVEGWNNSLTLSQVVIYSIYIYVFCLISAKLFSVLHKLKVYIQG; this is encoded by the coding sequence ATGATTTCTCGGATCATCAGTCTAGACTTACTAAAAGGTTTTACTATTTTATTGATGATTTTTATTAATTTTTTTGATGAGGTCACCCACGAATCACTACTCTATTCAAATTTAGGCCGCAGTATTGATGTTTTTATTACCGCGCTAGTACCTAATGTTTTCATATTTCTCATGGGCTTTTTCTTAATTATTTCCAAAAGTTTTAATGCTATCCGACTTTTAAAAAAAGGGGTGTTTTTACTTTTCCTTGGCTATTTGATTAATATCAGCCGCTACCCTTATATGCTATATCTAGCAGATTCCGGAGATAATTTTTCAGAATACTTTTACTCAAATATATACTATGTAAATATGGTAGATATCTATTTATTTTTAGGATACGCTTGCCTACTGCTAATACCTCTAGCTTGTTTACCAAGTCATTATAGCTTTTTGTACTTAATTTTAAGTGCTACAACTATGTATTTAACTAGTAAAATTGATTTTGTTACAAGCTGGTTAGAACTCTTGCCTAATACTTATGCGGATTTCATAAGCCATTTAACCTTACCGCTTGAGCCGAATGTTTATTTTCCCTTTTTACCTTGGCTAGCCTATCTTTTTCTCGGCATCGCTTGTGGTATTTTTTATAAGCAAAAACCGCCAGAAGTTTTTTTTAGAACTTTAGCGGTTCTTGGTTGTTTTTTAACCTGCCTCGGCCTATTTATTTTTCAGGCGGAATACACCTTAGCTACTTTCAAAATGCGCGCTTACTTTTATCAACATGACTATACATTAGGGATATTACTCTTGGGTATTTGCCTTATTATGCCAGTATTATCGGAATATCTTTTTACCAAATTCCCGCTCTTGCTTCAAAAGATCTTGATTTTCACTAGCAAAAATATTATTTTTATTTACTTAGCTAGTTGGCAAATAATCTGCTATTTAAAATTTGTTGAAGGTTGGAATAACTCTTTAACACTATCCCAGGTAGTTATATATAGTATATATATTTATGTTTTTTGTTTGATTTCAGCAAAATTATTTTCCGTACTACACAAACTTAAAGTTTATATTCAAGGTTGA
- a CDS encoding tripartite tricarboxylate transporter permease — translation MDLALFISSLGNILQPSVLLMVFAGALGGITLGALPGLTATMGVALLVPFTFGLEMNASIGMLLGIYAGAMYGGSISAILVRTPGTPAAAATLLDGYPLGQRGQGSRALSMSLAASFGGGLIGCIIMTFLSPQVSTFALKFSTVEYFALAIFGLSIIISISGQSVIKGIMAGLFGLLLCTIGSDPISGFPRFIFERMDLYEGPPFIPTLIGLFAVSEIFAGAEKIVSAPKIKEKVTQILPTMSDFKRCLPTICKGGIIGSFIGAIPGAGGDIAAFVSYGEAKRSSKTPEKFGKGMIEGVAAAESSNNGCTGGAMIPLLSLGVPGDSVTAILLGAFIIHGLQPGPLLYKDHIDIVYQVFAAMLVANCAMFIIGALGVRFFARIISIDKTILLPVILILSLVGSYSMRNSFFDIYFTIGFGVIGYFLQRYGFPLSPILLALILGPMAESNLRRTLVISGGEFSIIFTKPIAVTLLVLAVISLVISFINQRKIAKRLSLNPSADEDSL, via the coding sequence ATGGATTTAGCTTTATTTATTTCAAGCCTCGGCAATATTTTACAACCCAGTGTTTTACTGATGGTTTTCGCAGGGGCTCTAGGTGGTATTACTTTAGGCGCCTTACCTGGTCTTACAGCAACTATGGGTGTGGCGCTCTTAGTTCCTTTTACCTTTGGCCTAGAGATGAATGCCTCTATTGGCATGCTCCTCGGAATTTATGCTGGCGCTATGTATGGCGGCTCTATTTCTGCAATTTTAGTTCGTACTCCAGGTACCCCTGCGGCGGCTGCAACTTTACTAGATGGTTATCCGCTAGGGCAACGCGGACAAGGCAGTCGCGCCCTCAGCATGAGCCTTGCAGCCTCTTTTGGTGGTGGTCTTATTGGTTGTATTATTATGACTTTTTTATCACCCCAAGTTTCGACATTTGCCCTAAAGTTTAGTACTGTGGAATACTTTGCTTTAGCTATTTTTGGTCTAAGTATCATTATTTCTATTTCTGGTCAATCAGTTATCAAAGGTATTATGGCTGGCTTATTTGGTCTACTACTTTGCACTATCGGTTCAGATCCCATATCAGGTTTTCCGCGTTTTATCTTTGAGCGTATGGATCTCTATGAAGGCCCGCCCTTTATCCCAACTCTAATTGGTCTATTTGCTGTATCGGAAATATTCGCAGGTGCGGAAAAAATAGTTTCAGCTCCCAAAATAAAAGAAAAAGTAACGCAAATTTTGCCCACGATGTCCGACTTTAAACGTTGTTTACCAACAATCTGCAAAGGTGGAATTATTGGTTCGTTTATCGGGGCCATTCCTGGTGCTGGTGGTGATATTGCCGCCTTTGTTTCTTATGGTGAAGCTAAACGCAGCTCTAAAACCCCTGAGAAATTTGGCAAAGGTATGATTGAAGGAGTTGCGGCCGCAGAGTCATCTAACAATGGCTGTACCGGTGGGGCAATGATTCCCTTATTATCACTCGGTGTCCCAGGCGACTCAGTTACGGCTATTTTGCTTGGAGCCTTTATCATTCATGGTCTTCAACCTGGGCCACTGCTCTATAAAGATCATATTGATATTGTTTATCAAGTTTTTGCTGCCATGCTCGTTGCTAATTGTGCCATGTTTATTATCGGTGCTCTCGGAGTGCGCTTTTTTGCTAGAATTATCAGTATTGATAAAACTATCTTGCTGCCAGTGATCCTTATTCTATCTTTAGTTGGCTCTTATTCAATGCGCAATAGCTTTTTTGATATTTATTTTACAATTGGTTTTGGAGTTATTGGCTATTTCTTGCAGCGTTATGGGTTCCCGTTATCACCAATTCTCCTAGCCTTAATTTTAGGACCTATGGCCGAAAGTAATCTGCGTCGTACCCTAGTTATCTCGGGCGGTGAATTTTCGATAATTTTCACAAAGCCAATTGCAGTTACTTTGTTGGTTTTAGCTGTTATTTCCTTGGTTATTTCATTTATTAATCAAAGAAAAATTGCTAAACGCCTTTCCTTAAATCCTAGTGCTGATGAAGATTCGTTATAA